The following proteins are co-located in the Meriones unguiculatus strain TT.TT164.6M chromosome 4, Bangor_MerUng_6.1, whole genome shotgun sequence genome:
- the LOC110550164 gene encoding proteasome subunit beta type-3-like gives MSILSYNGGAVMAMKGKNCVAIAADRCFRNQAQMVTTDFQKSFPMGDRLYIGLARMATDVQTVVQGLNFQLNLYELKESRPVKPYTLMSMVANFLYEKRFGPYYTEPVITGLDLKTFKPFLCSLDLTGCPMGTDDFVISCTHSKQMYGRCESLWEPNMDSEHLFDTISQAMLNAVHRDAVSGMGIIVHIIEKDKVTTRTLKAQMH, from the coding sequence ATGTCTATTTTGTCCTATAATGGAGGGGCTGTCATGGCCATGAAGGGAAAGAACTGTGTGGCCATTGCTGCAGACAGGTGTTTCAGGAACCAAGCCCAGATGGTGACCACAGACTTCCAGAAGAGCTTTCCCATGGGTGACAGGCTCTACATAGGCCTGGCCAGGATGGCCACTGATGTCCAGACTGTTGTCCAGGGCCTCAATTTCCAGCTGAACCTGTATGAGCTGAAGGAAAGTCGGCCAGTCAAGCCTTACACCCTCATGAGCATGGTGGCCAACTTCTTATATGAGAAACGGTTTGGTCCCTACTACACAGAGCCTGTCATCACTGGGTTGGACCTGAAGACCTTTAAGCCCTTCCTTTGTTCTCTAGACCTCACTGGCTGCCCCATGGGGACTGATGACTTTGTAATCAGCTGCACCCACTCCAAACAAATGTATGGGAGGTGTGAGTCTCTCTGGGAGCCCAACATGGATTCAGAACACCTGTTTGACACCATTTCCCAGGCCATGCTGAATGCTGTGCACCGGGATGCCGTGTCAGGCATGGGCATCATCGTCCACATCATTGAAAAAGACAAGGTCACCACCAGGACACTGAAGGCCCAGATGCACTAA